Part of the Sphingobacterium sp. LZ7M1 genome, CCAACCGAGGCAACAACAATGGCACATGCCAAAATCCATACATTGGCCCCGCGAAAAGATATGCTGGAGGTGACGTTTTCCAAAACCTTATCCTTCGCTTCTTCCCCAAAATGTAAATTTAAAAATCTGTATAGTTTGTTCATGGCAGTGTGATTCTGCCTGCAAAAATATCGTTTAATATGAATTGAAAAAATAAAAAAGGGAGCATTCGAGAAAAAATATCAAGGACTTATTTACTTCGTAATTAAGTCCTGAATTGATTGGGCGTGGTGCCCGTAATGCTCTTAAAAGACTTGTGGAAGCTCACAAAATTATTGAATCCAGAGTCATAGCATACTTCTTTCAGGCTAATGTTGCTGTTCCGCAATTGAAAACAGGCATGTGATATCCTGACTTCGTTAATGAATTGCACCGGCGTTTTTCCGGTTTTATTCTTAAAATAGCGGCAAAAGGAGTTTTCGGTCATTCCGGCAACCTTGGCCAGGTCCTGAAGCATGATTCTGTGTTTGTAGTTTTCACGAATGTAGCCCATCAGGCTGTTCATCCGATATTGGTCTTCTGACTGATTGAGAATGGAATAATTTGTACTGATCAATTCCTCGGCTACTAGGTTGGATGCCTCCTGCAAGCATTCCAATAAGAGGAAAAACTTGGTCATTCCGCTGGATTGGATGCATTTCTGGATCTGCAGGTCAAATAAACCATCCTGATCAATGGGGATATACCTGCCTCTACTCGTTTGATCCAACAGCTGTTTGATCTGTACTAACTCAGGTGCTTGCAAAAACTTCTCTATTCCAAAGTCCTGGATAAAATGGACAACAACACAATCTATTGTTTCGTCAGGCTTTTCTGGATTGGATATTTCATCAAAAAGCCAATAATGAGGGATCTGAGATGGGATAAGCACAGCAATTCCAGCATGGAAACTCTTTATTCGGTCACCAATAAAAAGAGTTCCCGATCCTTTCTTGACATAGACCAGTTCCCATTCTTCATGATAATGCCAAATGGATTGATGCTTGGGGAAATAATCCCTTCGCATCTGGAAACTTTGATTCTCTGTTTTTGGAACAGTGAGTTGCTTGATGATCATAATGTCTAATTTATTCATAAAAATTGAATTGCAAAGGCTGTGAATGGTAAAATAGTTTATTAATTAGGTAATATAGTTCAATACTTTTTGCTGAAATATCTCGTATTTAGTTTCTCAATTATATTCCACACTATGAACAATAGGAGTAACACTATAGCTATCGTATTAATCACGTCCCTGTTTTTTTTCTGGGGATTTATCCATAACCTGGACCCTATATTGATAGCCCACCTCAGGAGTGCGTTCAGTTTGACCCATCTCCAAGCCTCATTGGTGGATTCAGCAGTGTTTATTGCTTATTTGGTCATGGGTATTCCGGCCGGTCTGATTATGCAGAAGTATGGGTATAAGGTGGGGATTTTAGTGGGATTGATCCTTTTTGCGGTAGGGTGTTTTTTGTTTGTACCGGCAGCCAACACGATGAGCTATATGTTCTTTCTTTCTGCTTTATTCGTGGTGGCCTGTGGAATCACGATTCTGGAAACCGCTGCAAACCCCTATATGACTGTCTTAGGGGATCCTAATACAGCCACCCAACGTCTGAATTTCGCCCAATCTTTTAATGGTTTGGCTGCTTTTGTTGCTCCGATCGTCGGAGGGAAGTTTATTCTGACGGAAGATCCCAAAACCGTTGAACAGGTTGCGGCCTTGACTGATGCGGAGCGTTTGGCCTATATACAGACGGAAACGGCCGTGGTAAAAGGGCCCTATGTTATTTTGGGGGTCATTATTTTGGTAGTTGCATTGATCTTTTTCTTCATCAAGATGCCTGAAGTAAAGGAAGAAGAGGGCGAAGGAAAAGGCTTTTTAAAGGCCTTGAGGCATAAAAACGTTGCTTGGGCCGTCCTTGCACAGTTCTTTTATATTGGTGCACAGGTCTGTGTGTTGAGCTTTTTGATCGTATATGCCGTGGAAGTATCAGGTATTGAAGCGAAAGATGCTAAATACTATGCAGGGGTTGCTGGCTTGATGTTTATGTTAGGGCGATTTGTTGGGACCTTCTTTATGCGTTATATCGCTCCGGCGAAGCTGTTGTTGTATTATGCCGGTATTTCGGCCTTACTGACCTTATTGTGTATTTTTGGTACAGGAGTCATCACGCTTTACAGTATGGTTGCCATAGCATTTTTTATGTCGATCATGTTTCCAACGATCTTTGCGATTGGAGTAGAGGGTACAGGTGCGGATACTAAATCTGCATCAAGTTTGATCATTATGTCCATCGTTGGAGGGGCTTTATTGCCTCCGGTGTTGGGGTATGTGTCAGATTTGACCGGTCATATGCAATACGGGTATTTTGTGGTTTTGGTTTGTTTCTTAGTGGTGGCCTTGTTTGCTACCCAAAACAAGAGCGATAAGCTGATTGTTAAACAGGGACATTGATAAAAAGATTATGAGTATTAAAAGATATGCCATGGCTTTGGATCTGGTTGATGATCCAAAAATGATCGCCGAATATGAAGATCACCATAGGCGAGTTTCTGCTGAAATCAAAAAGTCGATTACTGATGCTGGTGTAACGGTGATGGATATATATCGCTTTGCTAATCGCCTGTTTATGATCATGGAGGTTGATGAGAGCTTTAGCTTTGAGCGAAAAGATAAGATGGACGCTGAGAATCCTGCTGTGCAGGTTTGGGAGCAGTTGATGTGGAAATATCAGGAGTCTATTCCAGGATCTAAACCTGGCGAAAA contains:
- a CDS encoding AraC family transcriptional regulator, which gives rise to MNKLDIMIIKQLTVPKTENQSFQMRRDYFPKHQSIWHYHEEWELVYVKKGSGTLFIGDRIKSFHAGIAVLIPSQIPHYWLFDEISNPEKPDETIDCVVVHFIQDFGIEKFLQAPELVQIKQLLDQTSRGRYIPIDQDGLFDLQIQKCIQSSGMTKFFLLLECLQEASNLVAEELISTNYSILNQSEDQYRMNSLMGYIRENYKHRIMLQDLAKVAGMTENSFCRYFKNKTGKTPVQFINEVRISHACFQLRNSNISLKEVCYDSGFNNFVSFHKSFKSITGTTPNQFRT
- the fucP gene encoding L-fucose:H+ symporter permease, whose amino-acid sequence is MNNRSNTIAIVLITSLFFFWGFIHNLDPILIAHLRSAFSLTHLQASLVDSAVFIAYLVMGIPAGLIMQKYGYKVGILVGLILFAVGCFLFVPAANTMSYMFFLSALFVVACGITILETAANPYMTVLGDPNTATQRLNFAQSFNGLAAFVAPIVGGKFILTEDPKTVEQVAALTDAERLAYIQTETAVVKGPYVILGVIILVVALIFFFIKMPEVKEEEGEGKGFLKALRHKNVAWAVLAQFFYIGAQVCVLSFLIVYAVEVSGIEAKDAKYYAGVAGLMFMLGRFVGTFFMRYIAPAKLLLYYAGISALLTLLCIFGTGVITLYSMVAIAFFMSIMFPTIFAIGVEGTGADTKSASSLIIMSIVGGALLPPVLGYVSDLTGHMQYGYFVVLVCFLVVALFATQNKSDKLIVKQGH
- a CDS encoding L-rhamnose mutarotase, with protein sequence MKRYAMALDLVDDPKMIAEYEDHHRRVSAEIKKSITDAGVTVMDIYRFANRLFMIMEVDESFSFERKDKMDAENPAVQVWEQLMWKYQESIPGSKPGEKWVMMEQIFEL